In Candidatus Eremiobacterota bacterium, the DNA window AAGATCGACCTCGTGCACCGCCGGGTGGCGGGGATGCTCAGGCTTTCGGCGGGCGGCATGCCCCAGGACATCCGCATCACGCCGGATGGATCGCGTTTTCTGGTGGCCGACATGATGGCCGACGGCGCTTTCGTCATCGACGGCGACCGCTTCGTGGAACTGGGGCTGATCAAGACGGGCATCGGCGCCCACGGGCTGTACCCGAGTCGCGACAGCACCCGGATGTACGTGGCCAATCGGGGCTCGCACCATATCCACGGCAAGCGTCGCGGACCGGGCAGCGTATCGGTGATCGACTGCAAGATCCTGAAGGTGGTCGCCCATTGGCCCATCCCGGGTGGCGGCAGCCCGGACATGGGCAACGTCAGCGCCGACGGCCGCACGCTGTGGCTCTCCGGCCGCTTCGACAACGTCGTCTACGCGATCGACACCACGAGCGGGAAAGTTCGCAAGATTCGCGTCGGCGTGCAGCCGCACGGGCTTGCGGTATGGCCGCAGCCGGGACGGTACTCGCTGGGGCACACCGGCATCATGCGCTGAGCCGGCAAAAGCAAGAGAGAGCAGCGCGGACGGCCGCTCTCTCTCGCAAAGGCTCGTAGCCGATCAGCTGCGTTCGCGCGCGATCCCTTCTTGAGCGATTCGCTCCTGCGCGATGCCTTCTTGCGCGATCCGTTCCTGCGCGATCCCTTCTTGAGCGATCCGCTCCTGAGCGATGCCTTCTTGCGCGATTCGCTCTTGCGCGATGCCTTCTTGAGCGATCCGCTCTTGCGCGATGCCTTCTTGGGCGATCCGCTCTTGCGCGATGCCTTCTTGGGCTATCCGTTCTTGCGCGATGCCCTCTTGGGCTATCCGTTCTTGCGCGATGCCCTCTTGGGCTATTCGCTCTTGGGCGCCGCGGCGCGCGGAGTCCGTGTACTGGGCGGGGATCGGATGCGATACACCCGCCGGTTTGATCTGTTCCGCCATTTGACTTTCCTTTCGAGCTTCTAGTTAGACCGTGGTAAGGACACCGGTGTCGAGCAGCTCACCGAGCAGCGACGGTTCGACCGGAACCGCGCCGTCCTGCGGCGCGCCGCCCTCGATGTGCCGAAGGGTGCCGACGACGTCGTCGTCGATCTCGAAATAGCGAATACGCCCGTTGCGGCGGAGCAGCAGATACGGAGAGGTCTCTGCGGAGCCCGCCTGCAGCGGCGCGACCTCGTCGAAGCGCGCCGGATGTTCGGACAGATCGAGGACCCGGAACGGGGCGGCGTGGTAACGGCGCACGTCGGCGTCGACGCGGACCGGCACCGAGCGCGGCGGCACGTTCTCGCCGAGCGTGAACTCCGCGACCTCGAGGTCGAACGCGCGCCGCGTCTGCGGCGAGACGACGCGCTTGCGGAAGTCGTCCAGAAAAAGCTCGCGCTCCATCGGCCGGCGCAGCACCGCCGGCACCTTCACCAGGCTCCCGATGCGCTGCGCGAAGCCGTCGAGCAGTTCCCACAGCGAGCCGCCGTCGACGAGCACGTACTGCAGCAGCGTGCGCGGGAACGTCGCGAAGAGCGTGTACGCGAGGTGCATCCCGGTGACGAAGCGCTCGTAGACGCTCGGGTCGAGGATCGTGCTGTGGAACGGGAAGAGCTCAGGGTTCTCCCGCGCATACGGGTTCTCCTGAATCACGTCCGGCGTGTCGAGCAGCAGGCGCGGCTTGAGGTTCGTGTAGCTTCGCGGCACGTCGTGCGCTTGCCGTTCGGAGACCGTGTCGTTGTACAGCGTGAGCGTGTTAAGCCTGATCCCGCAGCCCTTCACGCGCGCAAACAGCGCGGTCGAGAGCGCTGCGTCGGTGTTGACGTGGTCCTCGAGCGGCGGATCGATCATGAAGGCGCAGGTCGGCACGATCCCGCGGCTCAAGCACGCGTCGAGCTTTTGGGCGAGCTTCTCCCAGCCTTTGTAGAAGCTCTTCGCGAACGCCGCCTTCGACTCGGCCGAGACGGCGTCGACGCCGACGAACACCGCTCGGCACCCTGCCGCGGCGAGGTCGTCCAGAAATTCCGGCGTCAGATGCGGCAAGGTCGCGTAGCAGTTCCACGTCATCCCGGTGTTGGCGCTCGCCAGCGCGCGGCAGATCGCGCGCGCCAGGGGCGGGGAGTTCGGGAAGTTGTCCTGGACGAAGAACAGATGCCGCGCGCCCATCGCGTAGAGCGTGCCGACCTCTTCGACGATGCGGTCGACCTGCTTGACCTGAGAACCCTGTCCCCAGTGGACGGGACTGTAGCAGAACGAACACGCGAAGATGCAGCCGCGGCCGTGCTCGTAGTCGAGCAGCCGCGTCGGGTTGAGGCTGAAGTACGGCTCGAGCTCGACCTTGTCGTACGCCGGAAACGGCAGCGCGTCGAGCGCGTCCAGCGGCTTCTTCACGCGCTCAAGCCGGACACCGTCCGCAGCGCGCTGCGCGACGTTCACCAGCGCGCCGGCCGGCACAAGGCCTTGGAGGTGCCGCATCAGATCGCGCATCGCGGTCTCGCCTTCGCCGAGCACGACGAAGTCGATCCACGGATAGAGCTCGAGCGCGCGCGCCGCGATCGAGCCGAAGTGCGGCCCGCCCAGGACGATCCGCAGCCCCGGGTCCTGCAGCTTAAGCAGCCGAGCGATCTCGATGCAGACGTGCGACTCCACCGCCATCGAGGTGAAGCCGACCACGTCGGGATCGGTCTCACCGACCGCGTCGACCGCGTGGCGCCAGAAGTCGCGCTGGACCCACGCGTGGTCCAGCTGTCCGCGCAGGTTCATGTCGACGAGCGCAACCTCGACGCCGTCGCGTTCGACGAACGCCGCCAGCGTCAAAAGCCCCAGCGGCGGCGCGAGGTCGTAGTGGTCGTACAGCCCGCTCGGCGGCTGAACCAGCGTCAGCCGCATCGCGCACCCATTGGCGAGGATTCGGACCGCGCCGCGCCGGAGACGCGCGGCGTGGCGTCATCCCAGCGGCGAACGCGCGCGGCACGCCTCGAGCACGTGCGCGGAATCGCGGTCGACCGGTTCGGAGCGGCCGCCGACGACGCGGCGCGGCGGCACACCGACGTGCTGCGCCTGGAGAACCTCGACACGGACCTGCGCCCGCCGGCGGCGGCGCTGGAGACGACCCGAGCGGCCGTCGGCGATGACGCGAACAATAGCTACCTGCCGTTTCTGGGCCAGCATGCGCTGCGGCGGGCCGCCGCGGCGCACGTGAGCCGGTTGTCGGGTGTCGAATACGATGCCGAGAGCGAGTGCATCGTCACCGCAGGCGGTTTGAGCGGCTGTCTGATCGCGCTGCTCGCGCTGCTCGACCCCGGTGACGGCGTGATCGTCACCGATCCCACGTACGTCGGGATGCTGAACCGCGTGCGGCTCGCAGGCGGCGTGCCCGTTCCGGTCCCGTTCCGCTGGCGTGACGGCGAATGGCGGCTCGACCTGGCGGCGCTGCACGCCGCGGTCGGACCGCGGACGAGCGCGATGTTCATCATGAATCCCTCGATGCCGTCGGGCGCGGTGCTGAACCGCAGCGAGTGGTGTGCGATCGCGGAGCTTTGCCGTGCGCACGATCTGTGGCTGATCTACAACGCCGCGATGGAGCGGATCGTGTACGACGGCCACTCGTACCTCCATCCGGCAGGACTCCCCGGGATGGCGGAGCGGACGCTCACCGTCGGCTCCGTCTCGAAGGAGTTCCGCATGATCGGCTGGCGCGTCGGCTGGATCGTCGGGCCGCGCGCGGTCATGGCCGGCGTGGCGCTCACGAGCGTCTGCGACGTTGTCGTTCCGGTCGGGATCGGTCAGCCGGCCGCGGCGGCGGTGCTCTGCGCCGCCGATTCGGATATCGATGTGGCATGTGCTGTCACCGAATGGAGCCGACGCCGCGACGTAATCGCCGAAGAGCTGAGCGATCTGCCGATTCGGCGCGCCGCCGGAGGATGGTCGATGCTGCTGGACGTGGGCAAGATGGGGCTCACCGGCGAGCGGGCGGCGGCGCTGTTGCTGGAGCGCGCGCACGTCGCTGCCACGCCGATGACGAACTGGGGCGTCGTACACGGACCTGGTCTGGTGCGACTCGTCTTTGCGAACGAGCCCGTGAACCGGCTGCGGGGGATCGGCCGTCGCGTCCGCGACGCGTTGGGCTGAACCCGCCAGCCATAGCCCGACGAGTCTAGCAAGTTCTTCTGCCTAACGCAACCGTTCAGTCCTTTTCTGGAGCTCCTAGCGCTCGCTCGGCACCTTGCGGCGTCATCTCGCACGTGTTTCGAAAACGCCCGTCTCATGCATCGAGGAGCGACCACACGATCCAGAACGACGCGATCAGCGCGTCACCTGCCGACAGCGCGCCGAACGCCCAGCGTCCGGCCGCACGCGTCTGGACGCAGCCGCCCAGCGCGATCGCCGCGCCCGCGAGCGGCGCGAGGATGTACGTTCCGAGATACCATGCTTGCCGCACCGGCAGCGCCGACGCGTTCGTCACGCCGAACGCCGCGAACGCCGCGTCGACGAGCTGCGCCGGCGCGGCGATTCCGGCGGCGCGCAGCGCCAGCGCGGCGATCGCGAACGCCGCCGGCGCGGCCACGATCGTGCCTGCGGCGAGCGCAAGCCGTGAACGAGCGTCCATGGTCACCTCCGAAGCGATAAAAATGCCGGATTCGTTATACTTTGTAACACAAAGTTATGTTCGCGTCAATCGGGGAACGTCGGTTCGAGGTGAGACCGCAGAGCGCAACCGACGTTTTCATCGCCCGCTGCCGCGCCGGCGCGACGTGGTGCTCGAAAAAGATCGGTCCCGGCGTCGTCACCGGCGCGGCCGACGACGATCCGTCGGGAATCGCGACCTACGCGATCGCGGGCGCTTCGCTCGGGTACGGATTGCTCTGGGTCGCGCTGATCACCGCGCCGATGATGATCGTGGTTCAGGAGATGTGCGCGCGGATCGCGATGGTCGGCGGGACGGGGCTCGGCGCGGCGATGCGCAAGGTGATGCCGCTGTGGCTGCTGCGCGCGCTCGTGTTTCTCGTCGTCGGCGCGAACACGCTGAACATCGCGGCCGACATCGCCGGGATGTCGTCCGCGGCGCAGCTCGTCACGCGTGTGCCCTCGCAAGCGTGGGCGATCGCGCTCGGCGTGCTGCTCGTGGTCGTCGAGGTTTTCGCCTCGTACCGGCTCTTCGCGTCGGTCGTGAAGTGGCTCTGCCTCACGCTGCTGGCGTACGTGGTGAGCGCGTTCGTCGTGCGCGTCGACTGGCTCGCGGCGCTGCGGCACACGTTCTTGCCCGAGGTGAGCTTCAACCGCACCTGGATGGCGACGTTCGTCGGCTTCCTGGGCACGACGATCACGCCGTACCTCTTCTTCTGGCAGGCGGCGCTCGAGGTCGAGGAAGAGCGCGCGCTGGGCCGCACGACGGTGGCGAAGCGGCGTGGCGCGACCGAAGCCGAGATCCGCGCCTCGCGGGCCGACGTGACGACCGGGATGATCTTCTCGAACGCGGTGAGTTGGTTCATCGTGCTGACGACCGCGGCGACGCTGTACGCGCACCACGTCTCGATCGCGACCGTGCGCGACGCCGCCCAGGCGCTGCGGCCGCTCGCGGGGAACGGCGCGGAGTTCCTGTTCGCGGGCGGCGTCGTCGGCGCCGGATTGCTCGCGGTCCCGGTGCTCGCCGGGTCCTCGGCGTACGCGCTGGCCGAAGTGTTCCGCTGGAAGAGCGCGAGCCTCGACGAAAAACCGTCGTCGGCGCCGGCGTTCTACACCGTCATCGCGCTCGGGATCGCCGCCGGCGTCGTGGCCGACCTGCTGCAAGTCGACGCGGTCAAGATGCTGTTCTTCTCCGCGGTCGTGAACGGGTTCGTCGCGGTCCCGCTGCTGATCGGCATCTGGCTGACGGGCAACCACAAGACGCTGATGGGCCGCTGGCGCAACGGCCTTGCCGCGAACGTCTGGATCGTGGTGACGATCGTGCTGATGGCGGCGGCGGCGGTCGGCGTTCTCGTCACCGCTTGACTCGTTAATGCGAAAGTAACACCGGCTCGCGACGCTAACGCCGCCGGGCGCGTCCCGGCTCGCCGGCCGCCGTTCGGCCGCCGATCGGGACGGGAGGTCCGGCACAATGGCGTTCGCGCGCCGCTTCCACGAAATCGGCGAGGTCGGGCGACGGCTCGGCGTCGAGCTCCTCGCGGAGCAGCTCGGCAAAGGCTTCGAGCTCGCGCCGGGCGGCGCTCCACTCGCCGAGCGCGGCGTACGCGTCCAGGACGAGCCGGCGCGCGTCTTCGTCGAGCGGATCGAGCTCGACCAAGGTGCGCGCGCAGCGCAGCGCCTCGGCCGGAACGCGGCGCGCGAGCGCGTCACCGGCCAGCAGCGTTCCGGCCGCGAGCGCGAGCTCGCGCAACCGCAGCCGGTGCGGCGCGAACCATGCAAACCGCTCCAAGCGTCCCGGCAAGCCGTGCGCGACCTGGTCGAACACGCGCTGGAGAGCAGCGCGGCGCTCGTCCGAGAGAAGCGGC includes these proteins:
- a CDS encoding YncE family protein, with the translated sequence KIDLVHRRVAGMLRLSAGGMPQDIRITPDGSRFLVADMMADGAFVIDGDRFVELGLIKTGIGAHGLYPSRDSTRMYVANRGSHHIHGKRRGPGSVSVIDCKILKVVAHWPIPGGGSPDMGNVSADGRTLWLSGRFDNVVYAIDTTSGKVRKIRVGVQPHGLAVWPQPGRYSLGHTGIMR
- a CDS encoding B12-binding domain-containing radical SAM protein, with the translated sequence MRLTLVQPPSGLYDHYDLAPPLGLLTLAAFVERDGVEVALVDMNLRGQLDHAWVQRDFWRHAVDAVGETDPDVVGFTSMAVESHVCIEIARLLKLQDPGLRIVLGGPHFGSIAARALELYPWIDFVVLGEGETAMRDLMRHLQGLVPAGALVNVAQRAADGVRLERVKKPLDALDALPFPAYDKVELEPYFSLNPTRLLDYEHGRGCIFACSFCYSPVHWGQGSQVKQVDRIVEEVGTLYAMGARHLFFVQDNFPNSPPLARAICRALASANTGMTWNCYATLPHLTPEFLDDLAAAGCRAVFVGVDAVSAESKAAFAKSFYKGWEKLAQKLDACLSRGIVPTCAFMIDPPLEDHVNTDAALSTALFARVKGCGIRLNTLTLYNDTVSERQAHDVPRSYTNLKPRLLLDTPDVIQENPYARENPELFPFHSTILDPSVYERFVTGMHLAYTLFATFPRTLLQYVLVDGGSLWELLDGFAQRIGSLVKVPAVLRRPMERELFLDDFRKRVVSPQTRRAFDLEVAEFTLGENVPPRSVPVRVDADVRRYHAAPFRVLDLSEHPARFDEVAPLQAGSAETSPYLLLRRNGRIRYFEIDDDVVGTLRHIEGGAPQDGAVPVEPSLLGELLDTGVLTTV
- a CDS encoding pyridoxal phosphate-dependent aminotransferase — encoded protein: MASSQRRTRAARLEHVRGIAVDRFGAAADDAARRHTDVLRLENLDTDLRPPAAALETTRAAVGDDANNSYLPFLGQHALRRAAAAHVSRLSGVEYDAESECIVTAGGLSGCLIALLALLDPGDGVIVTDPTYVGMLNRVRLAGGVPVPVPFRWRDGEWRLDLAALHAAVGPRTSAMFIMNPSMPSGAVLNRSEWCAIAELCRAHDLWLIYNAAMERIVYDGHSYLHPAGLPGMAERTLTVGSVSKEFRMIGWRVGWIVGPRAVMAGVALTSVCDVVVPVGIGQPAAAAVLCAADSDIDVACAVTEWSRRRDVIAEELSDLPIRRAAGGWSMLLDVGKMGLTGERAAALLLERAHVAATPMTNWGVVHGPGLVRLVFANEPVNRLRGIGRRVRDALG
- a CDS encoding divalent metal cation transporter produces the protein MFASIGERRFEVRPQSATDVFIARCRAGATWCSKKIGPGVVTGAADDDPSGIATYAIAGASLGYGLLWVALITAPMMIVVQEMCARIAMVGGTGLGAAMRKVMPLWLLRALVFLVVGANTLNIAADIAGMSSAAQLVTRVPSQAWAIALGVLLVVVEVFASYRLFASVVKWLCLTLLAYVVSAFVVRVDWLAALRHTFLPEVSFNRTWMATFVGFLGTTITPYLFFWQAALEVEEERALGRTTVAKRRGATEAEIRASRADVTTGMIFSNAVSWFIVLTTAATLYAHHVSIATVRDAAQALRPLAGNGAEFLFAGGVVGAGLLAVPVLAGSSAYALAEVFRWKSASLDEKPSSAPAFYTVIALGIAAGVVADLLQVDAVKMLFFSAVVNGFVAVPLLIGIWLTGNHKTLMGRWRNGLAANVWIVVTIVLMAAAAVGVLVTA